The following proteins are co-located in the Acidimicrobiales bacterium genome:
- the fliF gene encoding flagellar basal-body MS-ring/collar protein FliF, with protein MAGTSIVAVKDGVGASISRMTMQQRLQLGGAFFATLAVIYFLSTLGGGTQMGFLYGGLDSGTAAEITTELTTIGVPYELGPDGRSIYVPVDQVNATRIALSQAGVSSGPEGWEILDQNGFTTSEFDQRTGYQRALQGELEKTINGMDAVKTSRVSIVMPEADLFSNDEVYSKATVSVNLGSGRLTDSEVQTIIAIVTGSVEGLTPENVAVSDTAGNVYAAPGVTGGVGGVAGGSSMDIATEYQNALEAKVQAMLEGVVGPGNARVTVTAALDFSQSQSETRQRTPVLDANGVQVIESDTTRAEDYIAPNDQLDTGLLGTEDNLVDPVTIAEGNELYYRLREADNAYLYDETVTTRTEAPGTPTSVSVAVVLDQTVLAEAGLDDAASLTNFENLVGAAVGVQAARGDVVAVQALPFDTAAAEAEALALEEAASAQGTESLIGLIRTGATALIALVIVVFSILMLRKGKKDNVIESIDLNGVDLAALPTAEETQAEIEAAKAEIAEREADIFELIENQPDEVADLLRLWLSEREPIA; from the coding sequence ATGGCTGGAACCTCCATCGTTGCCGTCAAGGACGGTGTCGGCGCCTCGATCAGCCGGATGACCATGCAACAGCGTCTACAGCTCGGCGGCGCCTTCTTCGCCACACTCGCCGTGATCTATTTCCTGTCGACGCTCGGCGGCGGTACCCAGATGGGCTTCCTCTACGGCGGCCTCGACTCGGGCACCGCAGCGGAGATCACGACCGAGCTCACCACCATTGGTGTGCCCTACGAGCTCGGGCCTGATGGTCGATCCATCTACGTGCCCGTCGACCAGGTGAATGCCACGCGGATCGCACTCAGCCAGGCCGGTGTCAGCTCCGGCCCCGAAGGCTGGGAGATCCTCGACCAGAACGGCTTCACCACCTCGGAGTTCGATCAGCGCACCGGCTATCAGCGGGCGCTGCAGGGTGAGCTCGAAAAGACCATCAATGGGATGGACGCAGTGAAGACCTCCCGGGTCAGCATCGTGATGCCCGAGGCCGACCTGTTCTCCAACGACGAGGTGTACTCGAAGGCCACCGTCTCGGTGAACCTGGGCTCGGGCCGACTCACCGACTCCGAGGTCCAGACCATCATCGCGATCGTCACCGGATCGGTCGAGGGCCTGACGCCCGAGAACGTTGCCGTGAGCGACACGGCCGGCAACGTCTACGCCGCACCCGGGGTGACCGGTGGCGTTGGCGGTGTGGCCGGTGGCTCGTCGATGGACATCGCTACCGAGTACCAGAACGCGCTCGAAGCGAAGGTGCAGGCCATGCTCGAAGGTGTCGTCGGTCCGGGGAACGCGCGGGTCACGGTCACGGCGGCCCTCGACTTCAGCCAGAGCCAGTCCGAGACCCGGCAGCGCACGCCGGTCCTCGACGCCAACGGTGTCCAGGTCATCGAGAGCGACACCACCCGCGCCGAGGACTACATCGCTCCCAACGATCAGCTCGACACCGGACTTCTCGGCACCGAGGACAACCTCGTCGACCCGGTGACGATCGCCGAGGGCAACGAGCTCTACTACCGCCTCCGTGAGGCGGACAACGCGTACCTGTACGACGAGACCGTCACCACGCGGACCGAAGCGCCCGGTACGCCGACGTCGGTCTCCGTCGCGGTCGTGCTCGACCAGACCGTGCTGGCGGAGGCCGGGCTCGACGATGCAGCATCGCTGACCAACTTCGAGAACCTCGTCGGCGCCGCCGTCGGTGTGCAGGCCGCTCGTGGCGATGTGGTCGCCGTGCAGGCCCTGCCGTTCGACACCGCCGCTGCCGAAGCCGAGGCGCTGGCGCTGGAAGAGGCGGCGTCGGCCCAGGGCACCGAGAGCCTGATCGGCCTCATCCGTACCGGTGCAACGGCCCTCATCGCTCTGGTCATCGTCGTCTTCTCGATCCTGATGCTCCGCAAGGGCAAGAAGGACAACGTGATCGAGTCGATCGACCTGAACGGTGTCGACCTCGCAGCGCTGCCGACCGCCGAAGAGACCCAGGCCGAGATCGAGGCGGCCAAGGCCGAGATCGCCGAGCGCGAGGCCGACATCTTCGAACTGATCGAGAACCAGCCCGATGAGGTTGCCGACCTGCTCCGCCTGTGGCTGAGCGAACGGGAGCCGATCGCATGA
- a CDS encoding flagellar hook-basal body complex protein FliE, which yields MISPVGGVSVAGLGGRVESARYAAAAESSDTSIADQIGGALDSLGAAERRADAASRAAATGDLSSISDFMMATTEAQLMTEVTVAVRNRAVEAFNEIMRMQV from the coding sequence GTGATCAGCCCCGTAGGCGGCGTGAGCGTCGCCGGACTCGGTGGTCGGGTCGAATCCGCCCGGTACGCGGCAGCGGCCGAGTCGTCCGACACGAGCATCGCCGACCAGATCGGCGGTGCGCTCGATTCCCTCGGTGCGGCCGAACGTCGCGCTGATGCGGCGTCGCGAGCTGCCGCCACCGGCGACCTGTCGTCCATCAGCGACTTCATGATGGCGACGACCGAAGCCCAGTTGATGACCGAGGTGACCGTTGCCGTGCGCAACCGGGCCGTCGAGGCATTCAACGAGATCATGAGAATGCAGGTCTGA
- a CDS encoding flagellar basal body rod C-terminal domain-containing protein, whose amino-acid sequence MEIFRSLGISTSGMDVYQTWLDAVSDNIANVNTIRSTDEAAYQERMVVVSSASRNGKPAGAVVTEARFGNPEGITIYDPTHPLADAEGMVRAPDMSLSDQMTHMLIAQRAYQANVSAFERARDAYRRALEIGGR is encoded by the coding sequence ATGGAGATCTTCCGCAGCCTCGGCATCTCGACGTCCGGCATGGACGTCTACCAGACCTGGCTCGACGCCGTCTCGGACAACATCGCCAACGTGAACACGATCCGCAGCACTGATGAAGCTGCGTATCAGGAACGCATGGTCGTGGTGTCCTCCGCCTCCCGCAATGGCAAACCCGCAGGCGCCGTCGTGACCGAAGCCCGCTTCGGCAACCCCGAAGGCATCACCATCTACGACCCCACCCACCCACTCGCCGACGCCGAAGGAATGGTGCGAGCTCCCGACATGAGTCTTTCCGACCAGATGACCCACATGCTGATCGCCCAGCGGGCGTACCAAGCGAACGTGTCCGCCTTCGAGCGGGCTCGGGACGCGTACCGTCGAGCACTCGAGATCGGGGGCCGCTAG